AATTTAGTTGAAGCTAATGAAGTTATTATGAATTGGGCTTGTCACTACAATGAAGAACGACCTCATCGGTCTCTGAATTTTATGGCTCCCTACGAGTTTATCGATGCCTACAACGTCAAAGCAAGTTGCCCATTAGAAACTGGTCCATAAAATGGGGTACGGTCATCAGGTACGATGGAGTTACAGTATATTCTCAATCTTATGAATGATTATGCGGTTCAATTACTGGTTACAGATAGATTAGGGAGTATTGGCTTGCCTATACCCCTGTTTTGTCCATGGGTTGATTTATCATGAGAATGCGTATATGCAAAATGAGTTATTTAGGAGTTAGGAATGAGCTTTTTGAAAACAGTGGCAAAGATTGGAAATGCTGTCATCGATGAAGGTATGAAACAGCAAAGTAAGCAGATGAGAAATAGCAGTAGGAATGCAGCTACAGGGAGAACGGAAGTCCCCACTATTGGAGGAAAGACACTCAGAGATTGGGAGAGCAAGTGGCAGAATGTAGGCTATCTGGACAGCATCGACCTAAGTCCATACTCCTCTTATGTTGGGCTTTACAAAGCCGAATTGGGTGGAAAAGTCATGTATATCGGCAGAGCTGTCGAATATTCGAATGGTGGCATCAGGAAGAGACTATCTGACTATACCAGAGAATCAGACAGTGCCAGAAAGCACACATCGGGGCAACTAATGCATGCCAATGCTGCCGATTTGAAGATATCTATTTTGCTGGTTGGTAGTGATGAGGAAGCGGCTGAAGCGACCAGAAAGCTCGAACGCTACTTCATCGGCAAGTACTCTCCTGAGTGGAATAAGATTCTCAAGTAGGTGGGTTATACTCATTGAGGTACAGGGATGGCGATGAAAAGCATTGACTTTATAAGTAGGGCAAGAATATTTTGGAAAAACTGTAAAATGGCGAGGAATTTGTGAGGAATCAAGCTCTGTACCGGCAATGGCAGATGCTGCACCTGATAAATCAGCATCGGCTTAACGGCATATCCAAAGGTGAATTGGCAACACACTTTGGGGTATCAAAGAAGACTATTGCCAGGGATATAACTAATCTGTCTTCATGTGGTTTTCCGATCTACGAAGACCAGGATATGGATAGGGCAAATCAGGTTTTCTACTATTTCACAGAGGGTTATCGCCTTCCTGATTATACGCTGAATTACGAGGACATTCTTAGCCTCTCACTGGCAAGCAAGCTTTGGGAAGAATCGGGGTTGGTTACTTCCGATAGCATAAAAGGCATTCTGACCAAGATCGAAACTAAGCTGGATAAATCAATCCTCAAGTTCTACCGTGATGTCCAAAAAGCGCTAATCAGTGATGGTACCGGGACTCTATCTGATTCGGACACTGTGGCTGAGAAACTAAGCCTGGTACTGAAAGCGATACTGAATTATAAGATGATCGCTTTTGATTATTATAGTGTGCAGAACCAAAGGCACAGTCATAAAGAAGTCTCGCCTTTGGCAGTTAAGTATTTCAACCATAACTTCTACCTGGCAGGATATTATAAAAAGATAGATCAGGTGATCGTCTTTGCCATCAATCGCATGGAGAAGCTTAAGCTGAGCGATAAACCTCAACACGAGGTGGATTTTGATTCCAGAACCTATTTTGATAGCGGCTTTGGCATCTATGCTGGAGAAGTGTTTCCGGTGAAACTTCAATTCTTTCCTCCAACCTCGGATTATATCGCAGAAAGAATGTGGCATCCATCACAGAAGATCACTCGTCTTAAGGATAAATCACTCATCCTGGAAATGCCTGCTAACTCCCTGAGTGAAATGAAGAAATTTGTGCTGAGCTATGGTGCAAAAGTCAAGGTGCTGGAACCGAAGGAGCTGGTGGAAATGGTTCGAGCAGAGATAAAAAGAATTTCATTAGTATATTCCGGCAAACTTAATGAATCAGTATTGTTGTAGATATGGGGGAAAAATGAGTAAAAAACGCGTTGAACCTGATAAAGAAAAAGAAGAAAAAAGCAGAACCTCCAAAGTTATTGAAGGATCTATTGGCGGCGTTACACATGAGCAAGTAGGTCATTATGGAG
Above is a genomic segment from Candidatus Cloacimonadota bacterium containing:
- a CDS encoding GIY-YIG nuclease family protein, with the protein product MSFLKTVAKIGNAVIDEGMKQQSKQMRNSSRNAATGRTEVPTIGGKTLRDWESKWQNVGYLDSIDLSPYSSYVGLYKAELGGKVMYIGRAVEYSNGGIRKRLSDYTRESDSARKHTSGQLMHANAADLKISILLVGSDEEAAEATRKLERYFIGKYSPEWNKILK
- a CDS encoding WYL domain-containing protein, with translation MRNQALYRQWQMLHLINQHRLNGISKGELATHFGVSKKTIARDITNLSSCGFPIYEDQDMDRANQVFYYFTEGYRLPDYTLNYEDILSLSLASKLWEESGLVTSDSIKGILTKIETKLDKSILKFYRDVQKALISDGTGTLSDSDTVAEKLSLVLKAILNYKMIAFDYYSVQNQRHSHKEVSPLAVKYFNHNFYLAGYYKKIDQVIVFAINRMEKLKLSDKPQHEVDFDSRTYFDSGFGIYAGEVFPVKLQFFPPTSDYIAERMWHPSQKITRLKDKSLILEMPANSLSEMKKFVLSYGAKVKVLEPKELVEMVRAEIKRISLVYSGKLNESVLL